A section of the Hevea brasiliensis isolate MT/VB/25A 57/8 chromosome 17, ASM3005281v1, whole genome shotgun sequence genome encodes:
- the LOC110672513 gene encoding protein JINGUBANG-like, with amino-acid sequence MDSHMLNDSLQFSKHSCICIITLKTPKPHISCLSIHNTLLYAASINEINVFDLSNYTHIDKFAANDPSSGFIKSIAFHNNKVFTAHQDCKIRVWQISPCKEHHLLCTLPTVKDRFRHFLLPRNYVNVRRHKKRLWIEHWDTVSGLAVHGMLIYSVSWDKSFKIWNVENNRCLESVLAHQDAVNTVVVSDNGTVYTGSADGLIRVWKKVGKERKHSLVYTLEKHKSTINALALNGDGSVLFSGGCDRSIMVWERKEVDENEHQMVFAEALWGHAGAILCLMTGEHWLVSGSSDRTVRIWQKGKMEGYSCMVVLEGHERPVKSLVAVAGGGAYNNGGSSLSICSGSLDGEIKVWKVSAET; translated from the coding sequence ATGGATTCCCATATGCTCAATGATTCTCTCCAGTTTTCAAAACACAGCTGCATCTGCATCATTACTCTCAAAACCCCAAAGCCACACATCAGCTGCCTGTCAATTCACAACACCTTACTTTACGCAGCCTCGATCAATGAAATCAATGTCTTTGATTTGTCCAACTATACCCACATCGATAAATTTGCTGCAAATGATCCATCTTCCGGTTTCATCAAATCTATAGCATTCCACAACAATAAAGTCTTCACAGCTCATCAGGACTGCAAGATCAGAGTCTGGCAAATTTCTCCTTGCAAAGAACATCACCTTTTGTGCACGCTCCCTACCGTTAAAGACCGGTTTCGCCATTTTTTGTTGCCCAGAAACTACGTTAACGTTAGGCGTCACAAGAAGCGGCTTTGGATCGAACACTGGGATACAGTTTCTGGGTTAGCTGTGCATGGAATGTTAATATACTCAGTTTCTTGGGATAAGAGTTTTAAGATATGGAATGTGGAAAATAATAGGTGTTTAGAGTCTGTTTTAGCCCATCAAGATGCTGTTAATACAGTGGTTGTGTCTGATAATGGGACTGTTTACACAGGTTCTGCTGATGGgttaattagggtttggaagaagGTTGGCAAGGAGAGAAAGCACAGTTTGGTTTATACTTTGGAGAAGCATAAATCAACGATAAATGCACTTGCACTAAACGGTGATGGGTCAGTACTGTTCTCCGGTGGCTGTGACCGTTCAATCATGGTGTGGGAGAGGAAGGAAGTTGATGAAAATGAACATCAGATGGTGTTTGCGGAGGCATTGTGGGGTCATGCAGGGGCAATATTATGCTTGATGACTGGAGAGCATTGGCTAGTGAGTGGGTCATCAGATCGGACGGTgaggatttggcaaaaagggaaaATGGAAGGGTATAGTTGTATGGTAGTTTTGGAGGGGCATGAAAGGCCAGTGAAATCGCTTGTGGCAGTTGCAGGAGGAGGTGCGTATAATAATGGTGGTTCGTCTTTGTCGATTTGTAGTGGAAGTCTTGATGGGGAGATAAAAGTATGGAAGGTCTCTGCTGAAACCTAA